In Zobellia roscoffensis, the following are encoded in one genomic region:
- the panC gene encoding pantoate--beta-alanine ligase: MLVFKTKKELLDHISILPKTNELGLVPTMGALHTGHVSLVQKAVNENQTVVVSIFVNPTQFDNKEDLAKYPHTFDADLELLSSVSEDILVFSPSADEVYDKKIKAKKYDFEGLDTVMEGAFRDDHFNGVGTIVEALLLLVKPNRAYFGEKDFQQLQIIRKLVKQQQIPVEIVGCPIVREPHGLAMSSRNERLSPELRQKGAFIYDTLLTAKEKFGMKSANYVIDWVKGQFKEQEKLELEYIEIADVETLSPITTKKENIKYRAFIAVYADGVRLIDNIAL; this comes from the coding sequence ATGTTGGTATTCAAAACTAAAAAAGAACTCTTAGACCATATTTCTATACTGCCAAAAACTAATGAATTAGGGCTTGTACCTACTATGGGAGCACTCCACACAGGACATGTCTCGCTAGTTCAAAAGGCAGTTAATGAAAATCAAACTGTAGTAGTCAGTATTTTTGTAAACCCTACACAGTTTGACAATAAGGAGGATCTTGCAAAATATCCGCACACTTTCGATGCCGATTTGGAATTACTTTCCAGCGTTTCGGAAGATATTCTTGTTTTTTCACCCTCAGCAGACGAAGTTTATGACAAAAAAATAAAAGCCAAAAAGTATGATTTTGAAGGCTTAGATACTGTTATGGAAGGTGCCTTTAGAGATGACCATTTTAATGGTGTAGGCACTATTGTTGAAGCCCTACTTTTACTTGTAAAGCCTAATCGCGCCTATTTTGGCGAAAAAGATTTTCAACAACTACAAATTATAAGGAAACTTGTGAAACAACAGCAAATTCCTGTTGAAATAGTTGGCTGCCCAATTGTAAGGGAACCCCATGGCCTAGCTATGAGTTCCCGGAATGAAAGATTATCTCCTGAACTACGACAAAAAGGTGCGTTCATATATGATACATTGCTCACTGCCAAAGAAAAATTTGGCATGAAAAGTGCTAATTATGTAATAGATTGGGTTAAAGGACAATTTAAAGAACAAGAAAAATTGGAATTGGAATACATTGAAATAGCCGATGTAGAAACACTAAGCCCAATCACAACAAAAAAAGAAAACATAAAATATAGAGCCTTTATTGCCGTTTATGCCGATGGCGTTAGACTAATAGACAATATTGCTCTATAA
- a CDS encoding glycogen/starch synthase codes for MNGKKILFVSSELVPYLPQNEVSLMSYETPRMVNSNGGQIRIFMPRYGNINERRHQLHEVIRLSGMNLVINDMDMPLIIKVASIPRERIQVYFIDNDEYFKRKATFADAEGNLFPDNDQRAIFFAKGVVETVKKLNWSPDIIHVHGWMASLLPLYLKKYYADEPLFDASKIVTSVYGKSFDGELDSDMIKKVAFDGISEDSIEALKTPTYNNLLKIAVDHSDAVILAAEEIPEDLQSHISNLEKPVLPYVSLQEFEEAYANFYNTEVLK; via the coding sequence ATGAATGGCAAAAAGATATTGTTCGTATCGTCGGAGTTAGTACCCTATCTTCCACAGAACGAAGTTTCCCTAATGTCTTATGAAACTCCTAGGATGGTTAACAGCAATGGCGGCCAAATACGGATTTTTATGCCAAGATACGGCAATATAAACGAGCGTAGACATCAGCTTCATGAGGTTATTCGTTTATCGGGGATGAATTTGGTTATTAATGATATGGATATGCCATTGATAATCAAAGTTGCGTCTATACCTCGAGAGCGTATTCAAGTCTATTTCATAGATAATGACGAATACTTTAAACGAAAGGCTACGTTTGCAGATGCTGAGGGTAATTTATTTCCGGACAATGACCAGAGGGCAATTTTCTTTGCTAAAGGGGTTGTTGAAACGGTTAAAAAATTAAACTGGTCGCCAGATATAATTCACGTTCATGGATGGATGGCTTCTTTGTTACCTTTGTATCTGAAGAAGTATTATGCAGACGAACCATTGTTTGATGCCAGTAAAATTGTCACTTCAGTTTACGGTAAGTCTTTTGATGGTGAGCTTGATTCTGATATGATTAAGAAAGTAGCTTTTGATGGTATATCTGAAGATAGTATTGAGGCGTTAAAAACTCCTACCTATAATAATTTGTTAAAGATAGCCGTAGATCATTCTGATGCCGTTATTTTAGCAGCGGAAGAAATTCCAGAAGATTTACAAAGTCATATTTCCAACCTTGAAAAACCTGTGTTGCCATATGTTTCCTTACAAGAATTTGAGGAGGCGTATGCCAATTTTTATAACACTGAAGTTTTAAAATAG
- a CDS encoding DUF4270 domain-containing protein, giving the protein MIFLNRLKLPALAVIVLVTIFASCEEDLTTVGSGVVGGEPFKNNKAVFDVFAYNRKIKAVSTNKLPIYQLGVYDDPLYGKTEAQVTTQVLLPSGDPTFGVTTQENEDNPSSATQILENETIDSVYLYIPFLTNPTGDADLDGLIDELDDLPLDPNSDTDGGGLTDSQENSRGSNPLDASDDTDDTNFVANQFAKTFDLDSIYVDGSLYSENSANPVFNLKVQRSTYFLRDLDPSVNFQEAQEYYSSQEFAPAFVDEVVYDSEASAEPIVISRDQIPLRNVDDESTEDVDESSQFSYLAPGIRVALDKDFFQENILDKEGSTELESQANFKEFLRGLHFSVSSGGNDVMFLFNLKLANITVSYTYDTADSEGVVTEKGGQKDLVLNFLRDSFSSTTGQLLSTDGNAVNTFVNEVYPPEITDNLDTGENASEIYLKGGAGTFAEIKLFDEVNSLEAINQIKSNNWIINNANLVFYVANGNLGVEPERLYLYNSETNAILPLSATDTDGLSEEYGGIIETSSDGKGVKYTINVTTYINNLVLNDADNVTLGLTTTPSLFLATVANAMLENGEEQELPLANTLSPLGTSLYGSAVDAANADKKLQLEIFYTETN; this is encoded by the coding sequence ATGATTTTTTTGAACAGATTAAAGCTCCCTGCTCTTGCAGTAATAGTATTGGTCACCATCTTTGCATCTTGCGAGGAAGACTTAACAACCGTAGGATCTGGTGTAGTTGGGGGTGAACCGTTCAAAAATAACAAAGCGGTTTTTGACGTTTTTGCCTATAACAGGAAGATAAAAGCGGTGTCTACCAATAAGTTACCAATTTATCAATTGGGGGTATATGATGACCCACTTTACGGGAAAACAGAGGCGCAGGTAACTACCCAGGTTTTACTTCCTAGTGGCGACCCTACTTTTGGGGTGACTACTCAGGAGAATGAAGATAATCCTTCTAGTGCAACTCAGATTCTAGAAAATGAAACTATAGATTCAGTTTACCTTTATATTCCATTTTTGACTAATCCTACTGGTGATGCAGATTTAGATGGACTTATTGATGAGTTGGATGATTTACCTTTAGATCCCAACAGTGATACTGATGGTGGAGGTTTGACGGATAGTCAGGAAAATTCAAGAGGCTCTAATCCTCTTGATGCGTCCGATGATACGGATGATACGAATTTTGTAGCGAATCAATTTGCTAAAACATTTGATCTTGATAGTATTTATGTTGATGGTAGTTTGTATAGTGAAAATAGTGCTAATCCGGTTTTTAATTTAAAAGTTCAAAGGTCAACGTATTTTTTACGAGATTTAGATCCTTCTGTTAATTTTCAAGAAGCTCAAGAGTACTATTCTTCTCAAGAATTTGCGCCAGCGTTTGTAGATGAGGTTGTCTATGATAGTGAGGCGAGTGCAGAGCCAATTGTCATAAGCAGAGACCAGATTCCTTTACGTAATGTTGATGATGAATCAACAGAAGATGTTGATGAGTCCAGTCAATTTAGTTACCTCGCTCCAGGTATTCGTGTAGCGTTGGATAAAGATTTTTTTCAAGAAAATATTTTGGATAAAGAAGGCTCTACGGAGCTTGAAAGTCAGGCAAATTTTAAGGAGTTTTTACGTGGTTTGCATTTTTCGGTATCTTCAGGAGGTAATGATGTCATGTTTTTGTTTAATCTAAAACTTGCGAATATTACGGTATCATATACGTATGACACGGCAGATAGTGAAGGTGTGGTTACTGAAAAAGGAGGGCAAAAAGATTTGGTTCTTAATTTTTTAAGAGATTCTTTTAGTTCAACAACTGGTCAACTTCTTTCTACGGACGGTAATGCTGTTAATACATTTGTAAACGAGGTTTATCCTCCTGAAATAACAGATAATTTAGATACTGGTGAAAATGCATCAGAGATATATTTAAAGGGAGGAGCGGGCACTTTTGCTGAAATTAAATTGTTTGACGAAGTGAACAGTCTAGAAGCTATTAATCAGATAAAATCAAATAATTGGATTATCAACAATGCCAATCTTGTATTTTATGTTGCCAATGGAAATTTAGGTGTTGAGCCGGAACGACTTTATTTATATAATTCTGAGACCAACGCAATATTGCCTTTGTCCGCTACCGATACAGACGGTCTTTCCGAGGAGTATGGAGGGATTATCGAAACTTCTAGTGATGGTAAGGGAGTGAAGTACACGATTAACGTAACTACGTATATAAATAATTTGGTCTTGAACGATGCTGATAATGTGACCTTAGGTCTTACCACTACTCCTAGTTTGTTTTTGGCTACTGTTGCAAATGCTATGTTGGAGAATGGAGAAGAACAGGAGTTGCCGCTTGCAAATACACTGTCGCCATTGGGTACGTCACTGTATGGTAGTGCAGTAGATGCGGCTAATGCGGATAAAAAGTTACAGCTTGAAATTTTCTATACCGAAACCAACTAA